In Megachile rotundata isolate GNS110a chromosome 10, iyMegRotu1, whole genome shotgun sequence, the sequence tatgtatattttacagtCTCAATAAAAAGGAAGTGTTGCAATCAACATACTTTTTTATATTGGATATGTTGatgtacaaataaatatcatgttatattaatgtaaagcttatattggctaataatttatttatcaaataagtattaaaataatcaataaaaGATGAAAATAAAAGAGAGTTTTACATGTATATAAGTAActaacaaaattgttaaaaagcgtgccttataaatgaatttactttagaattaattatgtttatagattcatacatatgttagatcatataaaaaaatgaaaaaaggtcATGTATATGTGAGAAACTCAGTATTTTGATTTAATTTGCAAAGCatatgaattaatttatatatcaaatataatattgtaattatatttaaatagttaaattttgttaaaataaatgaaatatatatgtacaatgAGTTTGCAAGAAAATTGTTttgtttttagaaaatttatacagAACTAATAAATAGTTGTTGGACTTTAACCagttgtataataaatttgtgcaaaatattgaaatgtcaaaaaatatggctaatgataaagACATAAttgtattcatattttattagaatCATTTCAATGTTACAACAACATTACAAAATAGtacaatactaaaatatttatttaaaaaaatatattaatatattatttctctataagattttgagattcacttcattataaataaatatgtgcatTTGCTACTAATTACATTTCTAAACTGCTGAAGTACATTATTGTCATAAAATAGATAAAGACTAAGAGTTTTTGTATTTACAAATGTATAAGTTAAAATACTCGATTGTAGATCCCTGATAAAATTGCtcctaattaatataaaatcagTAATAAActcttattttcttattaatcaATCATAGAAAATACTGGTTTGATACCATGAATATCAACAATGTGTTAATTGAATTTCGTTCCCGTATCACATTATTTgagttattacaaaaatattaaattgtttccccattttacataaaaattttaatttgagcaTGATATGTATACCATTTGTTTACTGTTCCttcattgtttaaaatattttatatgaacaatTTGAACAGGAAGATAATTTTCGTCCTGTACCAAGTCTAACAACTTCATCCTCATTTGCATTAATTTGGCGATTTTCATGTCGCCTCTAAAAACAAATCAAAGTGTGTATACTTCTTGCATTACAAAGATAATgtgtttatttttacaatacttGATAATGTacttttgaaaaaaaattatatagttaCTTTGAGTTCTGATGCCAGGTAAAAGAATATAGAATCTATGTTGGTATTTTCTTTGGCTGATGTTTCCACTACTTGTAACACTTCAGGAAGATACTGACAGAGAGCTTCTGCTTCTTCCTTTTCAACTTCTCGTAAATCTTCTAAATCACATTTATTACCtacaagtattataattgttaatatGTGACATTtgtatcaaaatttaataagatATATAGAAGTATCTTACCAACTAAGACTAATAATACATGTGAAGAAGTGTACCTTCGTACTTCTTCAACCCAATGTTGTAAACTTAAGAATGTAGATCTCTTTGTAATATCATAAACTAAAATATGCACAAGTTATTACAGtggtaattaatataattaaaaattacttatgcATAAAAGCAAGACAATGTATTTTCTCATACCAACAATAACACCATTAGCTGATCTGTAATAACTTTGAGTTATTGTACGAAATCTTTCTTGACCAGCTGTATCCCATATTTGTAACTGtgaaaaaagtaaaatactTTATAACTAATTGAAAACGTGCTACAATAATGTTAGTAACATGTATGTTGTCTTGGAAACAAAGACAAGaattatatcattataaataacAGAAAATCAAACAGCCAataattagtatacatattCATTTTGGTATAATCACGGTAAATAATCGCTTGTGACATACTTCGTATACTATAAAAATCTCTTCCCAACAAGTTTCATTTTACACTTATTGTTACagtcaaattataatttttaagataatattattataaaagtcGTAAATTTATAACACATTTCTACGTAAATTACTTTTAGGTTAATctgcaataaaattgaaaatctttaaATCATTGGAAAGCGAAGAACAAGCAAACATACCTTAATCTTTTTATCATCAATTAATACAGTTTTCATAGAAAAGTCAACACCAATTGTGTTTCCATGCCTCTCGATAAATGTACCAGATCGAAATCTCTGAACAACACAGGTCTTTCCTGTACCACAATCCCCGATAAGCACAATCTTGAACAAGTAATCGAAATTCTCATCGTTCGTGGCCATTAAATTGTCCGGATCACGGTTCGACATTTCTTTTTGATCGTCGAAATAGTTTACCAAATCGACGATAATCTTTTATAACCCGTTTATTCAAACTTACTGCTTACTTACGCCATTGTTTCATCACTTGAACGATATTGCAACTTAGCACAGTTGGCAAATATGAAGTACTCattacatattacaatttaatttgatttgaCCCATTTTTCTCAAATCttattattctatttatttaagCGAGCAGTCTTAGTTTGCATGGTTCTTGATCACGGTGTAAGATCTTGAGGCATCTTACTGCCTCACTATTCTgtcatattgccacgcgttatatcaccacgcgctacACTATCACGTATTATATTGTCACATATTACATCAGCAcgcatttatatttttaggtaATATATTGCCACTCCCTTGTACATTATGTAACAAGAtcattaagaaaataaaaaaaatggaattatatattttttatttataaaaatatcaagagAATAGGGATGTAATAAgttgtatttattttgaatagAGCTGCTCAGCAAAATgcatacaattaattattacatacatttattataaagaTATTCTTACATGTTATacctaaataattaaaaatatacaatcggAATTAAAATTAACAGGTAACTAATTTTTGGATGTGAAATTTGATAAGCCTTCCAGTAAACTAACATACGCGGTATGTTCGTAACTCGTACTAAGCTCGACTAATTTCTCGGCAAGTTCGTTTGAAACACCTTTCTCTTCGAGATAATTCATAAGCAGATCATAAAGGTACTGAAAAAAAAGATAGAATGAACTTAATGTAGATGCATATGCATTAAATTTGTGAagaatatttatagaaaaaagATGTCCCATTCTCTTATTTTAGTGATTTTGCCTAACAAAATCaatgtaaaaaagaaaatgttttaCTTTCCCAAAGATTAATATTCAAAATGGTTATAAAATACACCAATCTGTACTCAACTCTTTGGTTATAATTGTTCATATGTATGTTTGACTTAAAAAGACTGCTTCATGTGTTACTTACACCATCAATGATTGCACCCTCTGCAATGTACACATTATCAGTACACTCTCCTGTGTACAGACTAATTTCATCAATACTGAAAATGTCATCTAAaatcaaaatgaaaatatgcaTAAGAAAAATACTGATATAATTAGGTTGAATATATTGTTATAAAACAGGCATTCTCATACTCAAGAAGGCCTGTTATTAACTATAATagaatatttactgtaattcTCATTAGCACCTGATGCACCTGGTTCACTATTAAAACTACAAgtgaatttaagagtttgattTCCTCTTACTACATTCACTGTGAAGTCTGGTTTACTTTTTATATCACCAAGGTCTGGATTATCACTTGTCATTTCAAGATCAGGTTGAGTTTCAGAACTAACTGAATGATTTATATCGAATGAAATTTTAACTCTAAAAAgagtaattaaatatgtattagtAAAGACATCTTCCTAAACTTGAATTAGCAtttgtcatttattttttaaactgtAATGAAGGTTGTTTAAAAAGATAAAGTTAAATATCCGTGAAATATCAATTCATTTAAACTTACGTTTCATTCTCTTGTTTTTTCTCCAAAGTAACTTGTGATCCATTAAGGGACACCTTAAATCCATCTAATTCGGTGGgaatagttttcaatttttgagcTTTCTTTTCCGCGATAATTTCTTCTGCTAAAAACTCTACCAGTTCCTTCTCagctattataaaaaaatgtagaaaacaaAATGATGATTATGACTATAgtcaataagagtaaaaatcatttattgcaagttaaatatatatttgtatgaataaataatactgTTTCAATGCTGTTGAATAATGTAATCACTTTTTTGTGACAAGATTTATTGTATGTTGTACTTTTGTATAAAACTTTATACCCAtcgattttatatttcaattatataTGCAAAATAGTTTGAAACTTATAATAAACGTATTTTATCCGTATTTAGAATATTATATAGACTAGTACATATTTAACTGCAATGGACGATTTTCAACACGAGTGTCTGTATATGTTGCACCCTCATGATTAGACATTATAACGCAAATGaagataaaataatgaattaccGAAGTctacgaaatatattttatcaattttaatgagATAAGTTTACGAAGAACTAAATATACCTTTGGTATGGGCACCTCTGCAACAATCGTAATTACAACGAGTATTTCGGTGTTCAAACGATTTCGTCGAAGCAAGAGGTATAGCTTGGTTTTGTCGAGAACAAGCATTCCATAATGTTCTTAATTGATTATTTGTTCCTATGCTTGAAGTTGACGAAAAGAAATTTCTGATCACTGATGATCGTAACGTATTCCTTATAATTCCGTTCATTTTAACTTCTGAAACAAGAAACCGTCCAACAGTTTCCTACCGGTACGCTCACAAAATGGTTGTATGCAACGATAAGCACGAGGCACGAACCAATAACTTATGCCATAAACTAAGAATATAGCAAGTAACTTCTTTACACTTCTGAAGAAGTGATCTAgtaattttctgttttagaTAATGATTGGCGCGAATTTTCTTTATCACTTGATTAAAGCGAAATAGGGAACCTACTGAAGTTAGCAGTAATATGAATAATTTCTGTTGTCTcttagttttatatatttttcggcGATATTCTTGCAAGAAAAGATCGGGAAATTTTTGCGTTGCAGAAAATTCGGAATCCATCATTGTGATTTGACCTGTGttgaacaattatttttcataagATTGCGTGTTTTTCTTATTGTCCAAAATGTATTCCCTTACTGAAGGAGCGTTAGATGTGGGTTTCAAgataaattatacattatattgtttatatttaagTACTATATTTAACACTGTTTGTATTTTACAGAA encodes:
- the Rab19 gene encoding RAS oncogene family member Rab19 isoform X3, with amino-acid sequence MSNRDPDNLMATNDENFDYLFKIVLIGDCGTGKTCVVQRFRSGTFIERHGNTIGVDFSMKTVLIDDKKIKLQIWDTAGQERFRTITQSYYRSANGVIVGNKCDLEDLREVEKEEAEALCQYLPEVLQVVETSAKENTNIDSIFFYLASELKRRHENRQINANEDEVVRLGTGRKLSSCSNCSYKIF
- the Rab19 gene encoding RAS oncogene family member Rab19 isoform X1; the encoded protein is MSNRDPDNLMATNDENFDYLFKIVLIGDCGTGKTCVVQRFRSGTFIERHGNTIGVDFSMKTVLIDDKKIKLQIWDTAGQERFRTITQSYYRSANGVIVVYDITKRSTFLSLQHWVEEVRRYTSSHVLLVLVGNKCDLEDLREVEKEEAEALCQYLPEVLQVVETSAKENTNIDSIFFYLASELKRRHENRQINANEDEVVRLGTGRKLSSCSNCSYKIF
- the Rab19 gene encoding RAS oncogene family member Rab19 isoform X2, whose product is MSNRDPDNLMATNDENFDYLFKIVLIGDCGTGKTCVVQRFRSGTFIERHGNTIGVDFSMKTVLIDDKKIKLQIWDTAGQERFRTITQSYYRSANGVIVVYDITKRSTFLSLQHWVEEVRRYTSSHVLLVLVGNKCDLEDLREVEKEEAEALCQYLPEVLQVVETSAKENTNIDSIFFYLASELKYTHFDLFLEAT
- the P32 gene encoding complement C1q binding protein P32 isoform X2 → MNGIIRNTLRSSVIRNFFSSTSSIGTNNQLRTLWNACSRQNQAIPLASTKSFEHRNTRCNYDCCRGAHTKAEKELVEFLAEEIIAEKKAQKLKTIPTELDGFKVSLNGSQVTLEKKQENETVKISFDINHSVSSETQPDLEMTSDNPDLGDIKSKPDFTVNVVRGNQTLKFTCSFNSEPGASDDIFSIDEISLYTGECTDNVYIAEGAIIDGYLYDLLMNYLEEKGVSNELAEKLVELSTSYEHTAYVSLLEGLSNFTSKN
- the P32 gene encoding complement C1q binding protein P32 isoform X1, producing MNGIIRNTLRSSVIRNFFSSTSSIGTNNQLRTLWNACSRQNQAIPLASTKSFEHRNTRCNYDCCRGAHTKAEKELVEFLAEEIIAEKKAQKLKTIPTELDGFKVSLNGSQVTLEKKQENETVKISFDINHSVSSETQPDLEMTSDNPDLGDIKSKPDFTVNVVRGNQTLKFTCSFNSEPGASGANENYNDIFSIDEISLYTGECTDNVYIAEGAIIDGYLYDLLMNYLEEKGVSNELAEKLVELSTSYEHTAYVSLLEGLSNFTSKN
- the P32 gene encoding complement C1q binding protein P32 isoform X3 — translated: MNGIIRNTLRSSVIRNFFSSTSSIGTNNQLRTLWNACSRQNQAIPLASTKSFEHRNTRCNYDCCRGAHTKAEKELVEFLAEEIIAEKKAQKLKTIPTELDGFKVSLNGSQVTLEKKQENETVKISFDINHSVSSETQPDLEMTSDNPDLGDIKSKPDFTVNVVRGNQTLKFTCSFNSEPGASGANENYNDIFSIDEISLYTGECTDNVYIAEGAIIDGVSNT